The Chrysoperla carnea chromosome X, inChrCarn1.1, whole genome shotgun sequence genome includes a region encoding these proteins:
- the LOC123302710 gene encoding nipped-B-like protein A, whose protein sequence is MDREIPSVPITTLAGVASLTDLLPEMPLPSPLLQTLSNKSLLFHPRVAEEAQNLLGTREHALIPQLVHSLLQSSTDYIELKDHYASTEQHVDQQQCKPELLQAILEKNPNVFNYGPQANAIRAQQQQQQIPLTPVWNHPNVMIGSAAGGGRSVINDTNYLSTNSSSTSQPQTASQSSSETSGGVSQLSPQTQCGPNRHTPQGSPASPASARLPLVVPTVVPHSNSSQQSAQQSTSSSTSASSHRPSVITEQQVYHHNNTNNTTPSSEQQQQTPTSASPSSIVQSSYGHHHQNIATPPTPLVSSSRNQLINCTNDQVPTPTTLLHHPPSIDSSYLSGTQTSSSSCSSTETLGFTTPGVTTQNTTIVDGSHHQQSVPGNHPDYTSFHHNSSQMASSSSTSSATNNNLEQDFEQVLPVQRIQTVNALYATSETNRVPLNNPPQASSTDTSIIKAPQHNTPYSVGCFTQQNPTLQTQTSSASHDLVNSNHVTTTSNPTYPTYFNNTSAIDNNTVSRRPNTSAISTTSASASAISTVGGAISSNVSERETRQDHVIKPMNIRGPSPAQASDAPAAPSTPISFSTGEQSFTSNKPSTAVSMPQPVVRLNRITQEDQALMQRSLSEFAENRPQLASKLGITTSNQGTDESDQEDVSFEPKTTRRGTKRITDDSKDDLGTPQQTDSFTSLINVRKRKVNAIKEPETPTFEVSKPKLRKVERRFVPVLEKLSIEELMETNTYVRFSRSIDNVLKNVDETYFERRNDDDVMLSEEPLISRYQLQEVCSEAAKLKTLGAMHMIPADRLVRLLNLLEHSIRGGDRISPLTDPDDNEDIRQMWMETAMERVMSAVDASLTCMYVMTSPNMSKRVYLEDTIDRVILFIKYQLHNTIFPSFDSVYRVTSKKKVDNRKRNSRQHTSTQVREKSIVQLYNKIHELVALLAELLQLQTLTDTTVLHASSMGVAPFFVDNVSELQLSCLKLVTTIFTRYENHRRLLLDDILSSIARLPSSKRGLRSYRLLSDTEEYIQMLTALVLQLIQCVVALPETLSYDKDKIPNDSGPGAGGGSTKTIDKDILIHNKYETAKTTAGTFLTVFLGKCGNKNEDIDYRPLFENFVQDLLTTVNKPEWPASEMLLSLLGTMLVYNFTNKTQDQALRVASLDYLGVIAARIRKDAVTSSCKLETIDQMIKDIKNEEIKDGDEDNASSKSKQQTIKFNSPEEERTHFLQRVLLDYLAVNGQKDQAHRYARHFYLVQWFRDAISEKKTIANQGNKQSDKTNSKSKKSKQASDDSGSDSEMDEPLNRLANNTTDQNELYRMIEERKKFYISKIRPFQDNLSAGNRVQVLQTYIDYKSAELISQYLASKRSFSQSFDQFLKHILIVLRETSIAIRTKAIKCLTMIVEADSSVLARSDMQIGVKHSLLDISTSVREAAVDLVGKFVLSRPELIDKYYNMLLARILDTGVSVRKRVIKILKDICIECPQFHKIPEICVKMIRRVNDEEGIKKLVMEVFQNMWFTPTPERQAFDSDILLRKVMNIIDVVASSKDMGMEWFEMLLISLFKPREDKDDSTKVVSEPPKSLLTACRQIVDCLIENVLRLEEGGQGQEGGQAGVERLVACLITLYLFAKIRPQLLVKHASTLQPYLSYKCQTKLDHQIVSYVAQTLELVVPLIIHPSETFLAQLEEDAIKLIVQSDRAVVASCIACLSSIVNNVTRNFKLIRDCFYKYYGNLGNYKQLIEKDPTLINQEKYKPTVRRSMYTVGLLLRHFDFTDKDVIRDLPSDIKDQVFNMLTFYLNLNDKNIQANTLMAIGAVCVRHYDFMLLDSLKQFYHSMLVNTNSPLEMKIEVLRNIETYLLAEEMRMIKQDQEWAKRSKDENLKEMGDVSSGMASTVIQLYLKEILQSFIHPNIVVRHTAMRVIHLILQQGLVHPVQIVPYLISMSTDEEKIVSHCADKQLQDIEKKYPGFIHMKSQYGIRLSNQLQRIIQTDEIVRGYRIKEQGEPPTALNGFLYSILRNTKQQRRAIVLSILKQFDEHNRTTLSYMLYLADNLAYFPFQVQDEPLFIIHHIDIMISVSGTNLLQSFREALLPINGFQQPSLQQNLQELQFLNQQNESSENNDSTQLPSQENHSTDSVSSSLLIPPSYSQIAPSIAASTQIIDDFDEEDEADILARLPEDTQPLQSCITAAQGCLLLLVLKQHLKDTYGISDSKILQYSPTETAKVYEKAVTRKANSIFNPKATLTRLKQGTPPPVLDEVGRKDLVSQYVDFKQLMLKLDPDDDEDEDNANNKSTSTNPQSRLVGNPVNAVNNTTGNATNPTATSQTSGQTTYPSTQNQSGQISTDLSTSQTSESSPNKSFQSAYNSSSQLQVQEKDPLGGIPDTPVINLTKDSPPRVPKLVISNRRPITTVDLTSDNNTRNRSRSHRASEKSKKSRTKRKRKKILTSSGSDSDDFSDPDFLA, encoded by the exons ACGCTCTGATACCTCAACTTGTACATTCTTTGTTGCAATCATCCACGgattatat AGAATTAAAAGATCATTACGCCAGTACGGAACAGCATGTGGACCAGCAACAGTGTAAACCTGAATTGTTACAagcaattttagaaaaaaatccaaACGTATTTAATTATGGACCTCAGG CAAATGCAATACGTGCTCAACAGCAACAGCAACAAATTCCGCTGACCCCAGTTTGGAATCATCCAAATGTAATGATAGGAAGTGCTGCAGGTGGTGGTAGAAGTGTAATAAatgatacaaattatttatcaacaaaTTCATCATCAACATCACAACCGCAAACAGCAAGCCAATCATCATCAGAGACATCTGGTGGTGTGAGTCAATTATCACCACAAACGCAATGTGGACCAAATCGGCATACACCACAAGGTAGTCCAGCAAGTCCAGCATCAGCACGTCTTCCACTTGTTGTACCAACAGTAGTACCTCATTCAAACTCATCGCAGCAATCAGCGCAGCAATCGACGTCATCGTCCACGTCAGCGTCATCTCATCGACCGTCAGTTATAACCGAACAACAAGTTTACCATCATAATAACACCAATAATACAACACCAAGCTCAGAGCAGCAACAACAAACACCAACTTCTGCGTCACCTAGTTCTATAGTCCAGag taGTTATGGGCATCATCATCAGAACATAGCAACACCTCCAACTCCATTAGTGTCTTCTTCAcgtaatcaattaataaattgtacaaATGACCAAGTGCCGACGCCGACAACGTTATTACATCATCCGCCATCAATTGATTCATCATATTTGTCTGGTACACAAACATCGTCTTCATCGTGTTCATCAACAGAGACGCTTGGTTTCACAACACCAGGTGTAACAACACAAAATACAACGATTGTTGATGGTAGCCACCATCAACAGAGTGTACCAGGTAATCATCCAGATTACACGTCATTTCATCATAATTCATCGCAAATGGCATCATCCTCATCGACATCTAGtgcaactaataataatttagaacaAGATTTTGAACAAGTGTTGCCAGTGCAACGAATACAAACTGTTAACGCATTGTATGCAACGTCAGAGACAAATCGAGTGCCTTTAAATAATCCACCACAAGCCAGTTCAACGGATACGTCTATCATAAAAGCACCCCAACACAATACACCATACAGTGTGGGTTGTTTTACTCAACAAAATCCAACCCTACAGACACAAACGAGCAGTGCTTCACATGACCTGGTGAATAGTAATCATGTGACGACGACGTCCAATCCCACATACCCAACATACTTTAATAATACTAGTGCTATCGATAATAATACAGTGTCACGACGTCCTAACACCAGTGCGATTAGTACGACATCCGCGTCTGCGTCAGCGATTAGTACGGTCGGTGGTGCGATCAGTTCGAATGTTAGTGAGCGTGAGACACGACAGGATCATGTGATTAAACCAATGAATATTCGAGGACCATCACCAGCACAAGCTAGTGATGCACCAGCAGCCCCTTCGACACCTATCTCATTTTCAACTGGTGAACAATCGTTTACAAGTAATAAACCGTCTACGGCTGTCAGTATGCCTCAACCAGTTGTCCGACTTAATCGTATCACTCAAGAG GATCAGGCGCTAATGCAGCGAAGTTTAAGTGAGTTCGCTGAAAATCGACCGCAACTTGCTAGTAAATTAGGAATAACAACATCGAATCAGGGTACAGATGAATCCGACCAAGAAGATGTTTCATTCGAACCAAAAACAACACGACGAGGGACTAAACGGATTACGGACGATAGTAAAGATGATCTGGGTACACCACAGCAAACAGATTCATTTACGTCCCTAATCAATGTACGAAAACGCAAAGTAAATGCTATCAAAGAACCCGAAACACCTACATTTG aaGTATCAAAACCAAAATTACGAAAGGTTGAACGAAGGTTCGTTCCCGTTCTAGAAAAATTATCGATTGAAGAATTAATGGAAACAAATACTTATGTACGATTTAGTCGATCAATCGACAACGTTTTGAAAAATGTTGATGAAACATATTTtg aaCGGCGCAACGATGACGATGTTATGTTATCAGAAGAACCATTAATATCCCGATATCAACTCCAAGAAGTATGCAGTGAGGCAGCCAAACTGAAAACCCTCGGTGCTATGCATATGATACCAGCTGATCGTCTTGTACGATTATTAAATCTACTCGAACACAGCATACGTGGCGGAGATCGAATATCTCCATTAACCGATCCCGACGATAATGAAGATATACGACAAATGTGGATGGAAACAGCAATGGAACGGGTTATGAGCGCTGTAGATGCTTCTCTAACCTGTATGTACGTGATGACATCACCAAATATGTCTAAACGTGTTTACCTGGAGGATACAATCGATCGTGTTATCCTATTTATAAAGTATCAATTACACAACACGATATTTCCATCGTTTGATTCGGTGTATCGAGTCACTAGCAAGAAGAAGGTTGATAATCGTAAACGTAATAGTCGACAGCATACGAGTACACAAGTTCGTGAGAAAAGTATTGTccaattgtataataaaattcatgaacTTGTTGCTTTACTTGCGGAATTATTACAACTTCAAACGTTAACCGATACGACGGTGCTACATGCGTCGTCTATGGGTGTTGCACCATTTTTCGTTGATAATGTTAGCGAATTACAATTATCGTGTTTaaaattagtaacaacaatATTCACCAGATACGAGAATCATCGACGATTATTATTAGACGATATTCTTTCATCGATAGCACGATTACCAAGCAGTAAGCGAGGTCTTCGTTCATATCGATTACTGAGTGATACAGAAGAATATATCCAAATGTTAACCGCCttagttttacaattaattcaatGTGTCGTCGCATTACCTGAAACACTTTCCTACGACAAAGATAAAATTCCAAACGATAGTGGTCCAGGTGCTGGAGGAGGAAGTACAAAAACAATTgacaaagatattttaatacataataaatacgaGACAGCAAAAACCACGGCTGGAACATTTTTAACAGTGTTCCTTGGTAAATGTGGTAATAAAAATGAGGATATTGATTATCGTCCATTATTCGAGAATTTTGTCCAGGATTTATTAACGACGGTAAATAAACCTGAATGGCCCGCTTCGGAGATGTTACTCAGTCTTTTAGGTACAAtgttagtttataattttacaaataaaacgcAGGATCAGGCCTTACGTGTTGCGTCACTTGATTATCTTGGTGTAATCGCGGCAAGAATACGTAAAGATGCTGTAACATCTTCTTGTAAATTAGAAACAATTGATCAAATgattaaagatattaaaaatgaagaGATCAAAGATGGTGATGAAGATAATGCTTCATCTAAATCGaaacaacaaacaataaaatttaatagtccCGAAGAGGAGCGTACCCATTTTTTACAACGGGTTTTATTGGATTATCTAGCTGTGAACGGACAAAAAGATCAAGCTCATCGTTACGCTCGCcatttttatttagttcaaTGGTTTCGTGATGCTATTTCTGAGAAGAAAACAATTGCAAATCAGGGTAATAAACAATCGGATAAAACAAATAGCAAATCGAAGAAGTCAAAACAAGCTAGTGATGATTCTGGGTCTGATTCCGAAATGGATGAACCTTTAAATCGATTAGCGAACAATACAACGGATCAAAATGAACTTTATCGTATGATCGAGGaacgaaaaaagttttatatcagTAAAATTCGTCCATTTCAAGATAACTTATCAGCGGGTAATCGTGTACAAGTACTACAAACGTACATCGATTATAAAAGTGCCGAATTAATTTCACAATATTTAGCATCAAAACGCTCGTTCTCGCAGAGTTTCGATCAATTTTTAAAGCATATTTTAATCGTGTTACGTGAAACATCGATTGCAATCCGTACGAAAGCAATCAAATGTTTAACAATGATTGTTGAAGCGGATTCATCGGTTTTGGCACGATCTGATATGCAAATTGGTGTGAAACATTCATTGCTCGATATTTCAACGTCCGTACGAGAGGCAGCTGTTGATCTAGTTGGTAAATTTGTTCTAAGTCGTCCAGAATTAatcgataaatattataatatgttgttAGCACGTATCTTGGATACGGGTGTTAGTGTGCGTAAGCGTGTTATCAAGATATTAAAAGATATTTGTATCGAATGTCCTCAATTTCATAAGATACCTGAGATTTGTGTTAAAATGATACGACGGGTCAACGATGAAGAAGGTATCAAGAAGCTAGTAATGGAAGTCTTTCAAAACATGTGGTTTACTCCGACCCCAGAACGACAGGCATTCGATTCGGATATTTTATTACGTAAAGTTATGAATATTATTGATGTAGTCGCTTCCTCGAAAGATATGGGAATGGAATGGTTTGAAATGTTGTTAATATCGTTGTTTAAACCGCGCGAGGATAAAGATGATTCAACGAAAGTTGTATCCGAACCACCAAAGTCACTGTTGACAGCATGTCGACAGATTGTTGATTGTTTAATTGAGAATGTGTTACGACTGGAGGAAGGCGGTCAAGGCCAGGAAGGTGGACAAGCTGGTGTTGAACGTTTAGTCGCATGTTTAATTACTCTATATTTATTTGCCAAAATACGTCCACAATTGTTGGTTAAACATGCCAGTACTCTACAGCCGTATTTAAGTTACAAATGTCAA acaAAACTTGATCATCAAATAGTGAGTTATGTGGCTCAAACATTAGAATTAGTTGTACCATTGATAATACATCCGTCAGAGACATTCTTAGCACAATTAGAAGAGGATGCAATCAAATTAATAGTACAAAGTGATCGAGCTGTTGTTGCAAGTTGTATCGCATGTTTAAGTTCAATTGTGAACAATGTTaccagaaattttaaattaatacgtgattgtttttataaatattatggtaATTTAGGTaactataaacaattaatagaAAAGGATCCAACGTTAATCAATCAGGAGAAATATAAACCAACGGTTCGACGATCCATGTACACCGTTGGTCTTCTATTACGACATTTTGATTTCACTGATAAGGATGTTATACGGGATTTACCT AGTGATATTAAAGATCAAGTATTTAATATGTTAACgttttatcttaatttaaacgataaaaatattcaagcGAATACATTAATGGCGATTGGTGCAGTATGTGTCCGCCATTATGATTTTATGCTTTTAGacagtttaaaacaattttatcataGTATGTTAGTCAATACAAATTCACCGTTAGAAATGAAGATTGAAGTGTTACGTaatattgaaacatatttactGGCGGAAGAGATGCGTATGATTAAACAAGATCAAGAAT GGGCGAAACGTTCAAAGGATGAAAATCTAAAGGAAATGGGTGATGTGTCATCGGGAATGGCCAGTACAGTTattcaattgtatttaaaagaaattttacaatcGTTTATACATCCTAATATTGTTGTACGACACACAGCCATGCGAGTTATACATTTGATCTTGCAACAAGGTCTTGTACATCCTGTTCAG atTGTACCATATTTGATAAGTATGAGCACCGATGAAGAGAAAATCGTATCGCATTGTGCGGATAAACAGCTACAAGATATTGAGAAAAAGTATCCAGGTTTTATACACATGAAATCACAATATGGTATTCGTTTATCGAATCAATTACAGCGTATCATACAAACGGATGAAATTGTACGTGGCTATCGTATTAAAGAACAAGGAGAACCACCCACAGCATTAAATGGTTTTCTTTATTCAATATTACGTAATACAAAGCAACAACGGCGTGCAattgttttatctattttaaaacaatttgatGAACATAAT AGAACAACGTTATCATATATGCTGTATTTAGCTGATAATTTAGCATATTTTCCGTTTCAAGTACAGGACGagccattatttataattcatcatattgATATTATGATTTCAGTCTCAGGGACAAATTTACTACAATCTTTTAGAGAG GCCTTATTACCGATAAATGGTTTTCAACAACCATCATTACAACAAAATCTCCAAGAACTCCAATTTCTAAATCAACAGAACGAATCATCTGAGAATAATGATTCAACACAATTGCCATCACAAGAGAATCATTCAACGGATTCTGTATCATCGTCACTGTTGATACCGCCGTCCTATTCACAGATAGCTCCATCAATTGCTGCTTCAACACAAATCATTGATGATTTCGATGAAGAGGATGAAGCTGATATTCTAGCACGATTACCAGAAGATACACAACCCTTACAGAGTTGTATAACGGCGGCACAAGGATGTCTGCTACTCCTGGTTCTAAAACAACATCTAAAAGATACTTATGGTATTAGTGATAG taaaattttacaatattcacCAACGGAGACAGCAAAAGTATATGAAAAAGCAGTGACCAGAAAagcaaattcaatatttaatccAAAAGCGACGCTAACACGACTAAAACAAGGCACACCACCACCCGTTCTGGATGAAGTGGGACGTAAAGATTTAGTCAGTCAATATGTAGac tttaaacaattaatGTTAAAACTGGACCCAGACGATGATGAAGACGAAGATAACGCGAATAATAAGTCGACATCAACAAATCCCCAAAGTCGTTTGGTTGGTAACCCAGTTAATGCAGTTAACAACACAACTGGTAACGCAACAAACCCCACAGCGACCAGTCAGACCAGTGGCCAGACAACGTATCCATCAACACAGAATCAAAGTGGACAAATATCAACGGATCTATCTACATCTCAGACTAGTGAATCATCACCCAATAAATCCTTTCAATCCGCGTACAATTCATCCTCACAGCTGCAAGTACAAGAGAAGGATCCATTGGGTGGTATTCCAGATACACctgttattaatttaacaaaa gaCAGTCCGCCACGTGTTCCAAAATTAGTGATATCAAATCGACGGCCAATAACGACCGTTGATTTAACCTCCGATAACAATACAAGAAATCGATCACGATCGCATCGTGCatctgaaaaatcgaaaaaatcgcgaACAAAACgaaaacggaaaaaaatattaacatcctcAGGCTCAGATTCCGATGACTTCAGTGATCCAGACTTTTTAGCGTAA